In Brachyspira hampsonii, the following are encoded in one genomic region:
- a CDS encoding HEAT repeat domain-containing protein: protein MLKKIFIVTLMFAFSLSSVFAQDTTTTTTTDTETTGNKPREQLAQNFVDALAAQDEKLLISAIEGGSPQVKAMCFKALSEKGASSETLLEAINRYVSYGLNAPSSQNSDSMVRYQALQAAKAAKSETSVEYISQMLYSEQETSNIIAAAQALGEIGSPKGVAALLFQLRLAKTQAIVYEVAVALGKIGDQAALSDLIDLAQNDQYFVVVRQAAVDAIKNIKPSSDSGNNNTTTTTTDTAAQ, encoded by the coding sequence ATGCTCAAGAAAATATTTATCGTAACATTAATGTTTGCATTTTCTTTATCATCTGTTTTTGCTCAAGATACTACTACCACAACTACTACTGATACAGAAACTACAGGCAATAAGCCAAGAGAACAATTAGCTCAAAATTTTGTGGATGCATTGGCTGCTCAAGATGAAAAACTTTTAATATCAGCTATAGAAGGCGGTAGTCCTCAAGTTAAAGCTATGTGTTTCAAAGCTTTAAGTGAAAAAGGTGCTAGTTCTGAAACTCTATTAGAAGCAATTAACAGATATGTAAGCTATGGTTTAAATGCACCTTCTAGTCAGAATTCTGATTCTATGGTTCGTTATCAGGCTTTACAGGCTGCTAAAGCTGCTAAGTCAGAAACTTCTGTAGAATATATATCACAAATGTTATATTCTGAACAAGAAACTTCTAATATTATAGCTGCTGCTCAGGCATTAGGCGAAATAGGAAGTCCTAAAGGTGTAGCTGCTTTGCTTTTCCAATTAAGATTAGCTAAAACTCAGGCTATAGTTTATGAAGTTGCTGTTGCTTTAGGTAAAATAGGTGATCAGGCTGCTTTAAGTGATTTGATAGATTTAGCTCAAAATGATCAATACTTCGTAGTTGTTAGACAAGCTGCTGTTGATGCTATAAAAAATATTAAACCTTCATCAGATAGCGGAAATAACAATACAACAACTACTACTACTGATACCGCAGCTCAGTAA
- the dhaK gene encoding dihydroxyacetone kinase subunit DhaK, translating to MKKIINDVNNIILEELQGMEKAYSNILKVNYDPIYVIRANKNTKVSLISGGGSGHEPLHAGFVGYGMLDAACPGEIFTSPTPDQMEEAAKSINNNKGIIFLVKNYTGDVMNFQMAEELCKAEGIDARSIIIDDDVSVKDSLYTTGRRGVGATVFFEKICGASAERGDDINKVLEYANYCKENARSMGMALTSCTVPAVGKPTFDISDNEMEIGIGIHGEPGRERTKLKASSEIAEIMMEAICSDIPYKNGDDVICMINGMGATPLMELYILYNDAVKIAEKKGIKIVRNLIGNYVTSIDMAGASISLMKTNDDILKLWDYPVHTAALRWGM from the coding sequence ATGAAAAAAATAATTAATGATGTAAATAATATAATATTAGAAGAACTTCAAGGCATGGAAAAAGCATACTCTAATATTTTAAAAGTTAATTATGATCCTATATATGTAATAAGAGCCAATAAAAATACCAAAGTATCATTAATTTCAGGCGGAGGTTCAGGACATGAGCCTTTACATGCCGGATTTGTAGGATATGGTATGCTTGATGCAGCTTGTCCGGGTGAGATATTTACTTCACCTACTCCGGATCAAATGGAAGAAGCTGCTAAATCAATAAACAATAATAAAGGAATTATATTTCTAGTAAAAAATTACACCGGAGATGTTATGAATTTTCAAATGGCTGAAGAATTATGCAAAGCTGAGGGTATTGATGCTAGAAGTATTATTATAGATGATGATGTGTCGGTTAAAGACAGTCTATACACCACAGGAAGAAGAGGAGTTGGAGCTACTGTATTTTTTGAAAAGATATGCGGGGCTTCTGCTGAAAGAGGAGATGATATAAATAAAGTTTTGGAATATGCAAATTATTGTAAAGAAAATGCCAGATCTATGGGTATGGCTTTAACTTCATGTACAGTTCCGGCAGTTGGAAAACCTACATTTGATATATCTGATAATGAAATGGAAATTGGTATAGGAATTCATGGAGAACCGGGAAGAGAAAGAACAAAACTGAAAGCATCTTCTGAAATAGCGGAAATAATGATGGAAGCTATATGCTCTGACATACCATACAAAAATGGCGATGATGTTATATGTATGATTAATGGTATGGGAGCTACTCCTCTAATGGAACTTTACATATTGTATAATGATGCTGTTAAAATAGCTGAAAAAAAAGGAATAAAAATAGTAAGAAACTTAATAGGTAATTATGTTACTTCTATAGATATGGCAGGTGCTTCTATTAGTTTAATGAAAACTAATGATGATATATTAAAACTTTGGGATTATCCTGTACATACAGCTGCTTTAAGATGGGGGATGTAA
- the dhaL gene encoding dihydroxyacetone kinase subunit DhaL has translation MCNNTKIKEWLINLSLVYDENKDYLTKLDADIGDADHGINMSRGFDFVRDALSKDENSAISAIFKQTATLLIKNVGGASGPLYGTFFLNASIVSANKEELTLKDITEIFNKGINAISALGKSKEGEKTMLDTLFPAFNAMKENNENIEDFKSKVLTSAENGMKSTIDMIATKGRASYLGERSAGHQDPGATSSFMMIKELINIL, from the coding sequence ATGTGTAATAATACAAAAATAAAAGAATGGCTTATTAATCTGTCTCTTGTATACGATGAAAATAAAGATTATCTTACCAAATTGGATGCTGATATAGGAGATGCTGATCATGGAATAAATATGAGCAGAGGTTTTGATTTTGTAAGAGATGCTTTAAGTAAAGATGAGAATTCTGCAATATCTGCTATATTTAAACAAACAGCAACACTTCTTATAAAAAATGTAGGCGGAGCTTCAGGACCTTTATACGGTACTTTCTTTCTTAATGCTAGTATAGTTTCTGCTAATAAAGAGGAATTAACATTAAAAGATATAACAGAAATATTTAATAAAGGAATAAATGCCATATCAGCATTAGGAAAATCTAAAGAAGGTGAAAAAACTATGCTTGATACTCTATTTCCGGCATTTAATGCTATGAAAGAAAATAATGAAAATATAGAAGATTTTAAAAGCAAAGTATTAACATCAGCTGAAAATGGAATGAAATCAACTATAGATATGATTGCTACTAAAGGAAGAGCTAGCTATTTAGGAGAAAGAAGTGCAGGTCATCAGGATCCTGGAGCAACTTCTTCATTTATGATGATAAAAGAATTAATAAATATTTTATAA
- the dhaM gene encoding dihydroxyacetone kinase phosphoryl donor subunit DhaM: MVSLIFVSHSYKLAKIAAEYIKEVTNINNVDISFSGGTGKNHQEIGTDAVDVFNAIESVYSDDGVIIFCDLGSALISSELAISMLDEKKSANVRMTSAPFIEGGINAAIQSSLGKNIDEVINESLESLTPKISYVKDKVDYNANNEVLDNIEFKDYVKGEYKILLENGFHARPVFMFINLIANSKSEVYISNKTKHKPPVSADSITKVTLLNIEYGDVMEIYAKGPDADQVLDRFEHLVNGKIETKKKTLHQNSINNNIIVVSDGYVVGKAVYMYFGIDVKKEYIKDAKSEKDKFNTAIENVKKDLIEQKTIIEEKNLQNNEYLIFETYISMLFDDYALKEVYDLIDNKKYSAAYSYNKVMRNIFKSFDSLDEGYIKERKYDIEDILYQVLKYLLDIKINMPSEDNTILIVDNVYASIITELGQNIKGVISINGSAVSHAAILLKSLNIPYVIYNSAMELKGKDIVIDTKNKEGKFIYLKK; encoded by the coding sequence GTGGTTAGTTTAATATTTGTTTCACATAGTTATAAACTTGCTAAAATTGCTGCTGAGTACATAAAGGAAGTTACTAATATTAATAATGTTGATATATCATTTTCAGGAGGAACAGGGAAAAATCACCAAGAAATTGGTACTGATGCTGTTGATGTTTTTAATGCAATAGAAAGTGTATATTCAGATGACGGAGTTATCATATTTTGCGATTTGGGAAGTGCTTTGATAAGTTCTGAACTTGCAATATCTATGCTTGATGAAAAAAAATCAGCAAATGTCAGAATGACTTCAGCTCCTTTTATAGAGGGAGGAATAAATGCTGCTATACAGTCTTCATTAGGTAAAAATATAGACGAAGTTATTAATGAATCTCTTGAAAGTTTAACGCCTAAAATATCTTATGTTAAAGATAAAGTTGATTATAATGCAAATAATGAAGTATTAGATAATATAGAATTTAAAGATTATGTGAAAGGAGAATATAAGATATTATTAGAAAATGGTTTTCATGCCAGACCTGTATTTATGTTTATTAATTTGATAGCTAATTCTAAAAGCGAGGTATATATTTCCAATAAGACTAAACATAAGCCGCCTGTATCTGCAGATAGTATCACTAAAGTAACTTTATTAAATATAGAATATGGCGATGTTATGGAAATATATGCTAAAGGACCAGATGCTGATCAGGTTTTGGATAGATTTGAACATTTGGTAAATGGCAAAATTGAAACAAAAAAGAAAACCCTTCATCAAAACTCTATAAATAATAATATTATTGTAGTATCTGACGGATATGTAGTTGGAAAAGCAGTTTATATGTATTTTGGTATAGATGTAAAAAAAGAATATATAAAAGATGCCAAATCTGAAAAAGATAAATTCAATACTGCAATTGAAAATGTGAAAAAGGATCTTATAGAACAAAAAACAATCATAGAAGAAAAAAATCTGCAAAATAATGAATATTTAATATTTGAAACTTATATATCTATGCTTTTTGATGATTATGCTTTAAAAGAAGTATACGATTTAATAGATAATAAAAAATATTCTGCTGCTTATTCATACAATAAAGTAATGAGAAATATATTCAAAAGTTTTGATTCTTTAGATGAAGGATACATAAAAGAAAGAAAATATGATATAGAAGATATACTATATCAAGTTTTAAAATATTTATTAGATATAAAAATTAATATGCCTAGTGAGGATAATACAATATTAATAGTTGATAATGTGTATGCCTCTATTATAACTGAATTAGGACAAAATATAAAAGGTGTGATTTCTATAAATGGAAGTGCGGTATCTCATGCGGCTATACTTTTAAAATCATTGAATATACCTTATGTTATATATAACTCAGCTATGGAGTTAAAGGGAAAAGATATAGTAATAGATACTAAAAACAAGGAAGGAAAATTTATTTATTTAAAAAAATAA
- a CDS encoding ankyrin repeat domain-containing protein has translation MNFNTIIIVVIVAVVILWPIMKKIAKNIRIESSENIHIACLYGDLSKIKRLIASGVNINSKDFSNKTPLMYAAEDGALDTIEYLIKNGANINDMDVRGDTALIIAVKNNNIKATQMLIENGADLRVKNEDNKDALNIAKDMGCKEIVDFIENKRENI, from the coding sequence ATGAATTTCAACACTATCATCATAGTTGTAATAGTGGCTGTAGTAATATTATGGCCTATTATGAAAAAAATAGCTAAAAATATTAGAATAGAAAGCTCAGAAAATATACATATAGCTTGTTTATATGGTGATCTTTCAAAAATTAAGAGATTAATAGCCTCTGGCGTTAATATTAATTCAAAAGATTTCAGCAATAAAACTCCGTTGATGTATGCCGCAGAAGATGGGGCTTTAGACACTATAGAATACCTTATCAAAAATGGTGCTAATATTAATGATATGGATGTAAGAGGAGACACTGCTTTAATAATAGCTGTAAAAAATAATAATATAAAAGCTACGCAGATGCTTATAGAAAATGGGGCTGATTTAAGAGTCAAAAATGAAGATAACAAAGATGCACTTAATATAGCTAAAGATATGGGATGCAAAGAAATTGTTGATTTTATAGAAAATAAAAGAGAAAATATATAA
- a CDS encoding PepSY-like domain-containing protein, with protein MKKKLKLFISIVSLMMLSSLILTAEDMPIQANQLPQNAQTFVKTNFPNDQIVYAEQDRQSYKVELASGIEIDFDKSGNWTDVAGNNRPIPTQFIPAAILNAVKTKYPQIEVLDISKEYNSYKLKLSNNREVYVSNNGQITGDKLD; from the coding sequence ATGAAGAAAAAATTAAAACTTTTCATCTCTATAGTATCTTTAATGATGCTTTCAAGCCTAATTTTAACAGCAGAGGATATGCCTATACAAGCTAATCAATTACCACAAAATGCTCAAACTTTTGTAAAAACTAATTTTCCAAATGATCAAATAGTTTATGCAGAGCAAGACAGACAATCATATAAAGTGGAATTAGCAAGCGGAATAGAAATTGACTTTGATAAATCTGGAAATTGGACTGATGTAGCTGGAAATAACAGACCTATACCTACTCAATTTATACCTGCTGCAATATTAAATGCTGTAAAAACAAAATACCCGCAGATTGAGGTTCTAGATATAAGCAAAGAATATAATAGTTACAAATTAAAACTATCAAATAATAGAGAAGTTTATGTATCTAATAACGGACAGATAACAGGAGATAAATTAGATTAA
- a CDS encoding PepSY-like domain-containing protein, protein MIKHLKQIILISSVMMLFAVSAFAADIAIQANQLPKKAQDFVKANFANDQIVYAEQDRQSYKVELASGVEIDFDKNGDWTDVAGNNQPITTKFVPANIIKTVEAKYPQVPVLEISKEYLSFKLKLGNNREVYVDNNGKIVGDKLD, encoded by the coding sequence ATGATAAAACATTTAAAACAAATTATATTAATCTCATCCGTAATGATGCTGTTTGCTGTTAGTGCCTTTGCTGCTGATATAGCTATACAGGCAAATCAGCTTCCTAAAAAAGCACAGGATTTTGTGAAAGCCAATTTTGCAAATGATCAGATAGTTTATGCTGAACAGGACAGACAATCATATAAAGTAGAATTAGCAAGCGGTGTAGAAATTGATTTTGATAAAAATGGAGATTGGACTGATGTAGCTGGAAATAATCAGCCTATAACTACAAAATTTGTACCTGCTAATATAATTAAAACAGTAGAAGCTAAATATCCTCAAGTTCCTGTATTAGAAATAAGCAAAGAATATTTAAGCTTTAAATTAAAATTAGGAAACAACAGAGAAGTTTATGTTGATAACAACGGCAAAATTGTAGGAGATAAATTAGACTAA
- a CDS encoding sulfatase — translation MKNIKFKDNSFYLISLLLILLLYYSITQILFPMFSVMKMNFSIADILYIYLFSIISYILSNKNNYISYFFIIVAVFSFFAIEPLGITIESKPLFFTDMPDLYPSLIEVLPLYMKIITVSATILYFGLLLAYALYFIYRLIKMYKIDIKKAVIMTLIVATVTYISFFRNIKMDSIYVDYINIANKYGIINTISYRISYDKFMKVNANMENVQEAVNILKDAQNKRDISNLILSYDSDKNRDVFVIFLESFYDYEHFLPLMDKDPFPEEYREWASNSTKVGPNDSYGSLFARISGLTGTSPIFPKKQKTPIYTALPYLMKENGYYTIALEESDVTYYLDALFPNIGIDEVVFNLGLTNIKNYINTNDFDKPVFITGFTFMGHAGSHVENDLDVYENNKRFMDKIDKRDIPVLVETMENSALTAKDIIDTKNTILEKYPDALIIFKHDHLYPYLKTIIHNSTIDDSMKEDFFYSYDISPILIWNGTNGYYKFEENGFPPENIPMFVAVNTGADYTNSIISLLYKDKTDGIIRFYNSFYTNDNGKIVRIEIDKNSLPYKQNNAQRILSQDLFRGQKYFYECINN, via the coding sequence ATGAAAAATATAAAATTCAAAGATAATAGTTTTTATCTGATCTCTTTATTATTAATATTATTGCTGTATTATTCTATAACTCAAATTTTATTTCCAATGTTTTCAGTTATGAAAATGAATTTCAGTATTGCTGATATATTGTATATTTATTTGTTTTCTATAATATCCTATATACTATCTAATAAAAATAATTATATATCTTATTTTTTTATAATAGTTGCGGTATTTTCGTTTTTTGCTATAGAACCATTAGGAATTACTATAGAATCCAAGCCTCTATTTTTTACTGATATGCCGGATTTGTATCCTTCTCTTATAGAGGTTCTTCCGTTATATATGAAAATTATAACAGTATCTGCTACTATTTTGTATTTCGGACTTTTACTTGCTTATGCTTTATATTTTATATATAGATTGATTAAAATGTACAAAATAGATATTAAAAAAGCTGTTATAATGACTTTAATAGTAGCAACTGTAACTTATATATCATTTTTTAGAAATATCAAAATGGATTCTATATATGTTGATTATATTAATATAGCTAATAAGTACGGTATTATTAACACTATAAGTTATAGAATTTCTTATGATAAATTTATGAAAGTAAATGCAAATATGGAAAATGTACAGGAGGCAGTTAACATATTAAAAGATGCTCAGAATAAAAGAGATATATCCAATTTAATACTATCTTATGATTCGGATAAAAATAGAGATGTATTTGTAATATTTTTAGAATCTTTTTATGATTATGAACATTTTCTTCCTTTAATGGATAAAGATCCTTTTCCTGAAGAATACAGAGAATGGGCAAGTAATTCAACTAAAGTAGGACCTAATGACAGCTATGGAAGTTTATTCGCTAGAATTTCGGGACTTACAGGAACTTCTCCTATATTTCCTAAAAAACAAAAAACACCTATATACACAGCTTTGCCTTATTTGATGAAAGAAAATGGATATTATACTATAGCTTTAGAGGAATCAGATGTAACATATTATCTTGATGCATTATTTCCTAATATAGGCATAGATGAAGTTGTATTTAATTTGGGACTTACAAATATAAAAAATTATATAAATACTAATGATTTTGATAAGCCTGTATTTATAACAGGGTTTACATTCATGGGGCATGCAGGAAGCCATGTTGAAAATGACTTAGATGTATATGAAAATAATAAGAGATTTATGGATAAAATAGATAAAAGAGATATACCTGTTTTAGTTGAAACAATGGAAAATTCAGCATTAACTGCCAAAGATATAATAGATACAAAAAATACTATATTAGAAAAATACCCAGATGCTCTTATAATATTTAAACATGATCACTTATATCCGTATTTAAAAACTATAATACATAATTCAACTATAGATGATTCAATGAAAGAGGATTTCTTTTATTCTTATGATATTTCCCCTATATTGATATGGAATGGAACTAATGGCTATTATAAATTTGAAGAGAATGGATTTCCTCCTGAAAATATACCTATGTTTGTTGCTGTAAATACAGGAGCTGATTATACAAATTCTATAATATCATTATTATATAAGGATAAAACAGACGGCATTATAAGGTTTTATAATTCATTTTATACAAATGATAATGGAAAAATAGTCAGAATAGAAATAGATAAAAATAGTTTGCCGTATAAGCAGAATAATGCTCAGAGAATATTATCTCAAGATTTATTTAGAGGACAAAAGTATTTTTATGAATGTATAAATAATTAA